The Helicoverpa zea isolate HzStark_Cry1AcR chromosome 4, ilHelZeax1.1, whole genome shotgun sequence genome segment ggtccaggcgttgttgagttatgcgcttaccgaCACATTTTgccattcatttttatattatagattaatgtaaatatttgctaTACAACAAAGAGTGGATTTATAAATcacatttacatttaaaaatattaaaattaaaaactattctagtaaaaaTCCTACATTACAAAGCATCTAAAAACTGCAGCGCCATCGCTGTTGACTGGGAGTGTGCCCatgaggctggcagcattacctcatTGGATTACCATGCTAATCCTTTGCCCAACCAAAGTAATAtttcgaaaaaatatattgcaagtGTTATTATTCACCaaactgaaatatttctttCAGATCTGATCACAAAGATACTGAAACTGTGAATGCTCTGTCAGAAGTTGGAGGTGGCTTATCAGGCACGGCGGACAGCATTGAGGCTGTACTAGAAGTACTCAACTCTTACATTCCTCACGAGGAGATGGATTCCGCAGATACTGTGTGGACAGTGGACTCCTTGCTCCAAGAACTAGCTGAAGAAAGCCAGGAATAGGAGTACCATGTTAGGGAAAATTCAAATCTGTAaatttaacagtttattttttatgagctcaaaacacagtcattttgTATTAGAACAAGCATTTAGCATGAGTAGTTATACCCACCTATAAATTGATTACTGAAAAATTTGCGGTGTTCCTCAGGGGTCGGTTCTCGGCCCTCTCCTGTGGAACATTGGATACGATTGGGTCCTGCGCGGTGCGCTTCTCCACGGCGTCAGCGTGatatgctacgctgacgacacgctagtAACAGCACGTGGGAAGACGTACCGACAGGCGGCCATTCGGGCCACAGCCAGTGTCGCGCAGGTCGTGGGTAGGATCCGGCGTCTTGGCctcgaggtggccttgcacaagtcTGAGGCCCTCTGCTTCCATGGGCCGAGGAAGAAGCCACCTCCGGGGTCTAGCATCGTAGTAGGAGGGGTCACCATCGCTGTCGAATCGACGATGAAATACCTCGGTCTCGTTCTCGACAGTCGGTGGGACTTCGGGCCGCATTTCCAACGTCTCGCTCCCCGATTGTTGGCCGCAGCTTCTGCGCTCTCACGCCTGCTGCCCAACCTCAGGGGACCCAATACCTCCTGCCGGAGGCTCTATATGGGGGTCGTGCGGGCGATGGCGCTCTACGCAGCGCCAGTGTGGGCGAACACCCTGATGGCCCGCAATCTTGCAGTGCTGCGAAGACCTCAGCGAGCGATGGCCATCAGGGTCATAAGGGGATACCGTACGATATCCTTTGAAGCGGCATGCCTCCTAGCCGGATCCCCACCATGGGACCTAGACGGGAAAGTCCTCGCGTCACTCTatacatggcgcgaggaagcAGTGCAGCGGGGTGAGTGCCTCGTGCCTCGACAAGTTGAGGCGCGCAGGGCAGAGCTCCGCCAGGTGTTAATGGTGGAATGGGAGCAGCGACTTGCGCGACCCACGGCAGGGCACGCCATTGTCACGGCGGTCAGGCCCGTTatgaaggagtggctggagagaagccacggcgccctcagcttccgcctgacacaggttcttaccggacatgggtgtttcggaaagttcctgtgtcgcataggccgggAGCCCACGCCCAAATGCCACCACTGTGGGATCTGCAGCGAGGACTCGGCGTTGCACACGTTGGTGGAGTGCCCAGCATGGGAaacgcagcgccgtgacctCGCGGCAGCAGTAGATGCTGCGGGaagtctttcgctgccggctgttgtgtcctgcatggtcggcagcgaagaagggtggaacgccgtcgcctccttttgtgaggatgtgatggttttaaaggaggcggcggaaagggaAAGAGAAACTGCTtcctctctccccgcccgcagcagacgtggtgggcgtcgcagggtggctgatttccggccaccatagggcgcggcctgcgggcgacagactaggggcgtctgtcgtccgatcagaaacaggcctcgagacggtggcgttgtgttgcgcgcgcctctcttagtggagtttgctgtggccgctgggtgacggccacagaggttgacggggcccgcctttgaacatctggcgggccaatacctgtcgggggtgcggaagaatgctttggcgatacccgtgccctcgacaataggtaaggtagaaggcaacactgggtgggtttttagccggtaagagtccggcacaccccctccaccgaccccaggtggagggaagtccatgaggattttccccctaccaaaaaaaaaaaaaaaaaaaaaaaaaaaaaaaaaaaaaaaaaaaaaaaaaattactgaaaattttaaaaattaattcagttATAGTCTGTTGTATTAATATAAGAATAAGGATGTGTGGAAAAAGTATTTAGCTAAATAATAAGGAAGAAACAAGttttgtcataattttatttgtaaaaaactttttatttttttttactattaaataCTGTGCTATAACAGTTAGTTATTATAACAAATTATCCGTCCAATTTATTAGTACGCTAAGGAATGATTGTTCTCACttattaatagaaaaataaataattgtaatttgaaattattgttgttattgtacatttaattgagtttaatatattttgatttatttttactctTGCATCTACGTATATTTTCTTTCTCGTTTATTTAGTGGTTTACTAACAATGACATTGAAACAAAGACTATTCATATTATGGTGATTCTGACACGGCACCAACGGTAACACCACGGTAACAAAACAGCGCAACCGCGCGGTCGTGCGGTGTGCGGGTGAAAAGTTTGAGCTGATTTCACAGAAAATACAACATGAGATCTGTTTTGATGCCTTACCTCGGTGTGCGGTGCTGTGTGTGAATCACTGTAGCTGAtgatatttatacattttaatttatcaacTCTTATCGAGGAAACCTTTCAATCTATGGGGTAGAACTTGATACAGCTATGATACAATATTAGTGTGGATAATAATACCTAGGGCCATATTTAATGCATGTTAGCCCCTTTTCTATTACAATTGGCTgtgaaactatatttatttgatagttCTCTACTCCAAAAGAATGTTTGTTAAATTGTATGCATAACCTATTCTGCTTTTGTGATTACAAACTTTCTAATGTGATAAAAAAAGT includes the following:
- the LOC124629865 gene encoding uncharacterized protein LOC124629865 → MNELSASVPEPKKVGVWAEGTHIEAKEFVIPKKSPDSSDDIPTIPDLDDLQDILEKEISMPPVSDHKDTETVNALSEVGGGLSGTADSIEAVLEVLNSYIPHEEMDSADTVWTVDSLLQELAEESQE